In the genome of Rhodothermales bacterium, the window GCAGGACGACTGGCGCGCGGCCCTCGCCCTGACGGAAGCCTGCCGCCGGCTGGATCCGAACGACCCCTGCCGGTACGATTACGCGTTTTTCGGCGCCGGCGCCTACGGCGTATCGCTCGACGCCCGGTTTACGGCGGAGAGGAGCGGCGCCCCGACTTCATCGCCGGGGACGCGGTAGCCCTGGCGGTAATACAGGATGGGCAGTTCGTCGAGGCCGTAGTCGTGGATCGCCTCGACCTCGCACAGGAACAGCGAGTGGTCGCCGGCGGGATGCACGGCGTAGCGCCGGCACGTCAGCACGGCGAGGGCCTCCCCGAGGATCGGCAGCCCGTCGGCCGAGCGGTGCGCGACCGATCGAAACTGGGATTCGGAGGACGAGTCCGGCAGCGCGAAATGCTGGCTGAGGCGGGCCTGGCCGGCGTGGAGGATATGGATGGCGAACCGCTCCGCCTCCACGATCGACGCGTGGATGGACGA includes:
- a CDS encoding flavin reductase family protein, with protein sequence MKSPIDGEALRAVMRHVPSPVTVVTIATAAGPRGVTIGSFASVSLDPPLVSFNVSIDSSIHASIVEAERFAIHILHAGQARLSQHFALPDSSSESQFRSVAHRSADGLPILGEALAVLTCRRYAVHPAGDHSLFLCEVEAIHDYGLDELPILYYRQGYRVPGDEVGAPLLSAVNRASSDTP